AACAGAAACCTCTTTCCCTCTGCCAAAAACAAAATGCAAAACAATCCATAGAAATAAAAATGAAAACACAAAAAGAGCGACTTCGCCGGCAAATATAAAATCAGAGTCCCCGAAAAATCCTGCTGCAAAGTCCGCCAATGAATGCAAAAAAATACAGGCGAGCAGCGCCGGAAGAATTTTCTTCTTTTCAATGCCATAGACAATCCACGTTGCGGTTCCGACGTGAAATAACGTCGCAGAAATTCTTTCCAGGCTGCCTAACATCGCATCCCCAAACGTGAAATCCGACATTCCGGCCTGCCAGCCCATCAAGACGATGAAAACAATTTCCGCTAACGAAAATCCAAGGCCGAGGTTGATACCGAGATGGGCAAAGGGAGCGAC
This sequence is a window from Calditrichota bacterium. Protein-coding genes within it:
- a CDS encoding YhfC family intramembrane metalloprotease, with amino-acid sequence MVLLNIFSYLLLSSGISFLVGVILLRLIKKAIDWRYLSYGMSFFFVGIALHGLIALPVVVWKVGFKIFLPVPHIGAAHFSLWEIIYYALAAGIGQEIAKGMPVLLELKRTQGSSPVAPFAHLGINLGLGFSLAEIVFIVLMGWQAGMSDFTFGDAMLGSLERISATLFHVGTATWIVYGIEKKKILPALLACIFLHSLADFAAGFFGDSDFIFAGEVALFVFSFLFLWIVLHFVFGRGKEVSVNSVE